GAAGCCGAAAAGGCACAAATTATGCGTGGTGATATCATAGATATTGTGCTGCAAAATCCCACACTGATAAAACGCCCAGTGCTTAGCTACAGTAATGGCACCCAGGTCGGCTTCAGTGATAAAAACTATACTGAAATATTGGGCTAAGTGCGCACAGGCGCCCTCAGCCACTTAAACACATGCTCTGACTAAGGATCTCAAATGACCAAACTCTACAGTCTCGGCCTGGGCATAGGCACCCAGAACAGTAAAGGCGAATGGCTGGAAGTTTTCTACCCACAACCATTGCTCAACCCCAGCGAAAGTATTGTAAACGCCGCTGTAAAAGCACTGGATTACACCGGGGGTAACAAAGCCATCCAACTAACACTGGAAATGACCGCAAACCTAGGGAGTGCGCTGCATGAAGCTGGCGCAGAGGAACTGGCAGAACTTTGCGCAACACTGCGCTCCAGCATCCGCCCAGCTGTCGCCACTTTACTGGAAAGTGACGAAGGCCCTACCTCGGTGCCTGAAGGTTACCTGAAATTGCACCTGCTATCGCATCGCTTAGTGAAGCCCCACGGCACCAACCTTACCGGCCTGTTTGGTGTATTGCCTAACGTTGCCTGGACAAACCGCGGCGCCATCGACATAGAAGAGCTGCCAGCACGCCAGCTAAAGGCCCGCTCTCGTGGCCGCCTATTAGATGTAGATTGCATCGACAAATTCCCCAAAATGACCAACTACGTGATCCCCAAGGGAGTACGTATTGCCGATACATCACGCGTTAGGCTCGGGGCCCATATAGGTGAAGGTACCACCGTCATGCACGAAGGTTTTGTTAACTTCAATGCCGGTACTCTAGGCACCAGCATGGTAGAAGGGCGAATATCCTCCGGCGTGACCGTAGGTGAGGGCTCAGACCTAGGGGGCGGTTGCTCAACCATGGGCACCCTTTCTGGCGGTGGTAACATCGTTATTTCCGTAGGGAAAGAATGCTTGATTGGCGCCAACGCCGGTACCGGTATTCCGCTGGGAGACCGTTGTATTGTCGAATCTGGCCTTTACATTACCGCAGGCACGAAATTAACCCTACTCGACGACAAAAACAACGCAGTGGAAACCGTAAAAGCCCGTGATCTCGCCGGTAAAAACGACCTGCTGTTCCGCCGCAATTCTGTTACCGGCGGCGTTGAATGTAAAACTAACAAATCTGCCATTGCCCTAAACGACGAGTTGCACAAGAATAATTAGACAAACCGGCGCTCTGCCGCTAGGTAGCGGTAGAGCGCGACGCAACTCAATTCGGCACATTCCTACTTACACCGCTACTAGCCACACGGCTCAACCGCCATAATTCTAACCGGAATTCCTTACTTTATGACCAGCCCTACCCTACAGCTCGCCTGCCAACTTATCGAAAAAGCCTCTGTTACTCCGGAAGATGTCGGCTGCCAGGCGCTAATGATCACGCGGCTAGAAGCCATCGGTTTTTCGGTTGAACATCTGCGATTTGGCGATGTTGATAATTTTTGGGCGATACGGGGCGAGAGCGGTCCAATACTCGCCTTTGCCGGTCATACCGACGTGGTTCCCACCGGTGATGAGCGCCAGTGGCAAACACCGCCTTTTGAACCCACGATTAAAGACGGTATGCTCTATGGTCGCGGCGCAGCCGACATGAAAGGCAGCCTTGCGGCCATGATTACCGCCTGCGAGAATTTTGTAGCGGAATACCCGAACCACAGCGGCCGTATCGCCTTTTTAATTACCAGCGACGAAGAAGGTATTGCCATTAATGGTACCGTTAAAGTCATAGAATGGCTGGAATCCCGTAACGAAAAAATCAGTTGGTGTCTGGTTGGCGAACCCTCCAGCACTAAAGACGTTGGCGACATCATTAAGAATGGTCGCCGAGGCTCCCTAGGCTGCGAACTAACCGTAAAAGGTATTCAAGGGCACGTGGCCTACCCACACCTAGCCAAAAACCCCATTCACCTGGTATCGCCGGCACTGGCAGAACTCGCAGCGGAAAACTGGGACGAAGGCAACGACTTTTTCCCCGCCACGAGTTTTCAGGTATCAAACTTTAACAGTGGTACCGGTGCAACGAACGTCATACCCGGTGAAGCAAAAATAATATTTAACTTTCGTTTCTCCACCGAAACAACCGACGAACAATTACGCGAACGCGCCGAAACAATCTTACAAAAACACAACTTCGAGTACGACATTAATTGGTCTCTTTCGGGGCAACCTTTCTTGACCGCTGCTGGCGAACTTGTTGATGCCGCTGTGAATGCCATTAAAAAAGTGACCGGTCGCAACACCCAACTATCCACGGCCGGCGGCACATCCGATGGTCGTTTTATTGCACCAACAGGCGCTCAAGTACTCGAACTCGGCCCCGTAAATGCCACAATTCATCAAATTAACGAATGTGTAAAAGCAGAAGACCTGGATAAGCTAAGCAACATGTACCAGCAAATTTTGGTAGAACTATTAGGGTAAAGCACCATGGTCACACTCACGCACCTGAATGACAAAGGCGAAGCGCATATGGTGGACGTTGGCGGCAAAGCCGTTAGTCACCGTGTTGCCAGCGCACGCAGCACCGTAAAAATGCTGCCAGAAACGCTGCAAATGATTACCGAAGGCAAACACAAAAAAGGTGATGTATTTGCCGTTGCGCGCATTGCGGGCATACAAGCAGCCAAGAAATGCAGCGATTTAATACCACTTTGCCACCCCTTAATGCTCACTAAAATCAGTGTAGAAATTAGCCCTGATGCCGACAACCATTCAGTTGTAATAGAAGCCATCTGTCAGCTCGATGGCAAAACCGGTGTGGAAATGGAAGCTCTCACAGCCGCTTCGATAGCGGCCCTGACTATTTATGACATGTGTAAAGCTGTCGATAAAGGCATGGTGATTGTCGATACCCGGCTGCTGAAAAAAACCGGTGGCAAATCGGGGGACTGGCAAGCAGATGACTGAACAAACGCAAGACATATCGATTCTGTATTTTGCAAGCCTCGGCGAGCAACTTGGCACAGAGAAAGAACAGTATCCGCTATCGCCAAATTGCACCACCATTGCAGAACTTATACAGGCTCTCGCCGCTCGCGGCGATATCTGGTCTGAAGCCTTAAACGCATCAACAGTTAAATGCGCCGTGAACCACACACTGTGTAACCACACTGCGGCACTTAAACCCACAGACGAAGTTGCTTTCTTCCCACCGGTAACCGGAGGGTAAAATGATCCGTGTCCAAATCGAAGACTTTAGCCACACCGATGAGTATAAACTATTACGTGACCAAGGTATTAGCGGTGCGATCGTCACTTTTGCGGGGCTTGTAAGAGACTTTGCAAACACTACAGAATCACCGAACGATTTTGAGCTGCAACACTATCTCGGTATGACGGAAAAAGTACTCGACACGATAGAGCGTACAGCACGAAGAAAGTGGAAACTGGAAAAAGTAATGATTATTCACCGCGTCGGAAAACTTTCACCCGGCGACCAAATCGTATTCGTGGGGGTAAGCAGTAAACACCGCAAAGAAGCCTTTGAAGCCTGTGCCTATATTATGGACACCCTTAAAACCCAGGCACCTTTTTGGAAAAAAGAAAACGGTAACTGGGTCGACGCAAAAGGCAGTGATCAAACAGCAGCCGATCGCTGGCTGGAAAGCGGAGAAGAATAAACCCGTGCAAAAAATTACCTGGCCCGCCGTTAAGGAATTACTTTCAAAGCACTATTCAGCGCCGCTGAGCCAAGTATTTAAACAATTTCGTACAGGCGCCACTTTTTTTGCCGTTGGCCTAATTATTATCTACCTCGCTAATAGCACCCTACCACCTTCCACCAAGCAAGAAATTATCGTGCTACTGGGGCTTTTTATAGCCATTGGCGGCTTTATTGTTGCTATGCTCGCGCACATACGGATGCTTATCGCACGCCTATACAGGTTTTTCCGTTCAAAATAAATGTCACCCGAACGCTTTTAACGGGTAAATATCAAATCGATTGGCTTTTCCCAACAACTGATACCCCGGCTCGTGCGCTGCCAAAAAAGGTGCTACCTTTGGCCGTTTTATCACCACTCGGTTCTCTGCAATGTTGAGCGCTGGCGACAATAAGCTATCGGCGTCGGCATCGTCACCGACAATATCGTGAAAAAACTGCATTTCCTTTTTTACTTCCGCCGATTTTTTCCTCTGTGGGAACATAGGGTCGAGATAAACCACATTAAAACTGGCTGGTTCTAACCTCTGCAGATAATCAATGCTATCGCCCTCGATCAAATGCATACGCGCAACAATCACCTGTAGCTCCTCATCATCACTGGCTAGCGCACGACTAATGCCATCTGCCAGCAATGCTCGTACCACCGGAGACCGCTCAACTAGCGTCACCTCACAGCCCAGCGAAGCCAACACAAAGGCATCGCCGCCCATACCCGCGGTTGCATCCAGAACAGTCAGCTGTTTTGTTTTGTTTAAGCCAACGGCCTTGGCAATAGCCTGCCCCTTGCCACCGCCAAACTTACGGCGGTGGGCCTTGGGGCCACCCACAAAGTCTACCTGACTAAAAATCGTTTTTTTACCTTGCCGTTGGCAGAGGTTTACAGTTTCGTCGTCAAACCTAAGCGTATACCCCACGGTTTCGGGGGCTTGGCCGTCAGAAAAACCATAGCCATAGCGATCTGCAAAAGCCTGCGCCTGCGCATACCTCGTACATTCACGAGGAGAACTAACAACAAAATTCAATAACATTAAAATTACCTAAATACCCGAACCGGAACCGAGTGAATATTTTCCTGCCAGGCTGCATCCACTATAGCAACATAGGTTATCACTGCAGCGGCCTCGTGCGCATTAATGACAACGGCCGCTGTGCCATTACTGGCGGCTCCCCGCTGGGCGATTAACGCTCGAACCGAGCGAATATCCACTCTACGATTCTCGGCAGATATCTCATTATTACGGCTTACAGTAAATACCGTAGGCACTACCACGGAAAGCGCTCCGTCAGTTTTTGGCGGCACAGAAACCGCCATTGAATGTTCTTTTACAAATGAGGCGGTGACAATAAAAAAGATCAACATAATAAATACCACATCCATCAAGGGAGTTAAGTCCACGCCACTACTATCATCTTTTAAATTTCCATGTTTTTTCATTTCGTTACCTCTATATATTTTGTGCTCTAAAGCCGACGCTTACCCCTTCAAGGTATTGACCATCCGCAAAACCTCGCCGCGCAATACTCCCACCTTCGCTTATGGTGGTTAAACATCACCTTCCACAGACACAACTTCACTCTCTGACAAAAGCTAAAAAACGCACCCTCCGCAGAGGGTGCAAAGCGCACTGCTGACAAATTACTTTTGCATCTCGAAGCGAACGCGTTGCATCATCCCCTCGAAACGAACGGGCTTTTCTTCGTGGGTTTTGGGCTGGTAACGCCAGCGCTCCACGGCTCTAACCGCAGCTTTTTCAAACACTCCAAGAGGGTCTGCGTGAAGCACTTCGATATTATCGGTACCGCCGTACTCGGTTACGTCAAAACGCACATCCACATAACCCTCTATACCTCTACGCAAGGCGTTGGCAGGGTATTTCGCCGCCCCGAGGTATTGCGCGATAGGCACATTAAAACCCATAGCAAAATTAACACCGGTTACCGGTTCCAATTTAAACCCCTCTCCCGGAATAGAGATCTCAACTTGCTCTTCAATACGTTCAGTTTCTGTGGGACGATTCGGCGCGCGCTCAACCGGCTCCTGTTTTTTCACAGGGTTTTCCTTTATGGTTTCTATTATCGGCTCTTCCCAATAAATGTCTTCAATAATAATAGTTTCGCTCTCATCGATGGCCACATCGGCCATGGCAATTAGTCGCTCCATAAAAATGAGCAGGCAGCAAGTCACAAGAATAGCGAGAGGAACAACCTGCAACCATCGCCACAGAGACGAACCGGTAGTTTCAGTTGCAACGAGTAGCGACGTTTGGTTTTTATCTACAGGGTAATTACGCATAGCGTTTGTCCTTTTGTAGGTTAGCTTTCTATTTTTTGTCAGCACGTGCTACATGGAAAATACAAATGTTTCATGAACATTTTTTGTAATAACAGGTACACCATCCAACGATAAAGGAGTAAACCTGAATTCTGCTATCGCCTCCAATACTGTACGATTAAATATTTTTCCTGAAGTGGTTTCGACAACTTCAGGGTTGGTCACATGTCCGTCTTCATTCACATCAAAGCGAACAACAACTCTACCGGTAATATTGCGTTTTAACGCCTTATTAGGGTATCGGGGTGTCACAATCTTGGTGGGAATATAACCGCGAATACTCACAGCCGGGGAGAGTACGTGGATCGAGTTTTGTTTAACGGTCTGATTCACGCCATCGGCCAAACCATTTTTTCGCCTAATGGGTGCCGTCACCACAAATTCCTCATCAGCTCTTACCGCCGGTGGCGCCAGCATAACCTCCGCTACTGATTTCGGTATTTCATCACTCGCGCTTTCATCTTTCACCACCGGCTTCGCTTTTTGCCCTCTCGATTGCAAAAATTGCTGACGAATATTCCATGCAAAACGATCATTGCCATCGGCAATAGGCGACTCCGTTGGTACGACTAATAACGGCACCTGAATTGGATAGGGGTACCAGATATCTGATACCGACGAAACGGCATGCAATTGGGTGGCGGCAATGGGAACAAAACCCAGCGTTAACCCCAAAAACAGCATCACCCGGCGATAAAAATTGGGGCTGTTCTTCATTCGGCAAGGATCCAGCACCATATTGATTCTTTGGTAGAGCTCGGATGAGCGCAGGTAACTTAAGGCAAATACCGACAGTTTTTGATCAGTTGCTAGGCTCAATAAGTCGTCAGCATACTCTCCACGACAATTCAGTAATTCAATTACGCGATCATCGCAGGCAACCTCGGCATACCAATTAATTTTCTTGCTGATCAGCCATACAAAAGGCAACGGCCAAGCGAAAATACAAATAATTCTCGTAACAATTTTACTAATCCAATCGTTTCTTTCGATATGAGCCAGTTCATGAGCCAGTACCCGCCGTAACCTGTCTGCCGTCCACAAGCGGTAGCTTACAGGTAGCACAATGATGGGTGAGCGCCATTTCCATACCAACGGCGACTGAATGTCGTCGCTCAATGCGAAGCAAATACTTTTCCGCTTCAGTCTAAATATCTGTGCAAGCTCGCTAACGATAGTATTCAATTGCTTTTCGTCAGTTTTTTCGGGCGTTTTCGCTCGTTGGGTTAGCTTCGCGGCCGCGCGCCAGCTGGCGTAGGTATAACTGGCACACCAGCTTAAGCCGAGCAAATAAACCGCTGCCATTGAGTACAACCAGGGCATATCGGTTTTCCCTACCTGCCCGCCAACTAAAGGCAAGCGCATTTGCTGTACCCAACTTTCAGGCACTATATTTAATTCCAGTTCAGGTAATGCCGGAATCCACAGTGTTGCCAGTACAACGGCAAATAGAGAAAGAAGAAAAATACAGTGTAAATAGGCAGCGGATCTAAAGGCCGGCCGACGCATGACCAACAACACCAACCCCAGCCCAAGCATCGGCTTTAACCAGTAGTCA
The Teredinibacter franksiae DNA segment above includes these coding regions:
- the dapD gene encoding 2,3,4,5-tetrahydropyridine-2,6-dicarboxylate N-succinyltransferase, with amino-acid sequence MTKLYSLGLGIGTQNSKGEWLEVFYPQPLLNPSESIVNAAVKALDYTGGNKAIQLTLEMTANLGSALHEAGAEELAELCATLRSSIRPAVATLLESDEGPTSVPEGYLKLHLLSHRLVKPHGTNLTGLFGVLPNVAWTNRGAIDIEELPARQLKARSRGRLLDVDCIDKFPKMTNYVIPKGVRIADTSRVRLGAHIGEGTTVMHEGFVNFNAGTLGTSMVEGRISSGVTVGEGSDLGGGCSTMGTLSGGGNIVISVGKECLIGANAGTGIPLGDRCIVESGLYITAGTKLTLLDDKNNAVETVKARDLAGKNDLLFRRNSVTGGVECKTNKSAIALNDELHKNN
- the dapE gene encoding succinyl-diaminopimelate desuccinylase — encoded protein: MTSPTLQLACQLIEKASVTPEDVGCQALMITRLEAIGFSVEHLRFGDVDNFWAIRGESGPILAFAGHTDVVPTGDERQWQTPPFEPTIKDGMLYGRGAADMKGSLAAMITACENFVAEYPNHSGRIAFLITSDEEGIAINGTVKVIEWLESRNEKISWCLVGEPSSTKDVGDIIKNGRRGSLGCELTVKGIQGHVAYPHLAKNPIHLVSPALAELAAENWDEGNDFFPATSFQVSNFNSGTGATNVIPGEAKIIFNFRFSTETTDEQLRERAETILQKHNFEYDINWSLSGQPFLTAAGELVDAAVNAIKKVTGRNTQLSTAGGTSDGRFIAPTGAQVLELGPVNATIHQINECVKAEDLDKLSNMYQQILVELLG
- the moaC gene encoding cyclic pyranopterin monophosphate synthase MoaC, with amino-acid sequence MVTLTHLNDKGEAHMVDVGGKAVSHRVASARSTVKMLPETLQMITEGKHKKGDVFAVARIAGIQAAKKCSDLIPLCHPLMLTKISVEISPDADNHSVVIEAICQLDGKTGVEMEALTAASIAALTIYDMCKAVDKGMVIVDTRLLKKTGGKSGDWQADD
- the moaD gene encoding molybdopterin converting factor subunit 1, with protein sequence MTEQTQDISILYFASLGEQLGTEKEQYPLSPNCTTIAELIQALAARGDIWSEALNASTVKCAVNHTLCNHTAALKPTDEVAFFPPVTGG
- a CDS encoding molybdenum cofactor biosynthesis protein MoaE, whose product is MIRVQIEDFSHTDEYKLLRDQGISGAIVTFAGLVRDFANTTESPNDFELQHYLGMTEKVLDTIERTARRKWKLEKVMIIHRVGKLSPGDQIVFVGVSSKHRKEAFEACAYIMDTLKTQAPFWKKENGNWVDAKGSDQTAADRWLESGEE
- a CDS encoding class I SAM-dependent methyltransferase; protein product: MLLNFVVSSPRECTRYAQAQAFADRYGYGFSDGQAPETVGYTLRFDDETVNLCQRQGKKTIFSQVDFVGGPKAHRRKFGGGKGQAIAKAVGLNKTKQLTVLDATAGMGGDAFVLASLGCEVTLVERSPVVRALLADGISRALASDDEELQVIVARMHLIEGDSIDYLQRLEPASFNVVYLDPMFPQRKKSAEVKKEMQFFHDIVGDDADADSLLSPALNIAENRVVIKRPKVAPFLAAHEPGYQLLGKANRFDIYPLKAFG
- a CDS encoding ExbD/TolR family protein, whose amino-acid sequence is MKKHGNLKDDSSGVDLTPLMDVVFIMLIFFIVTASFVKEHSMAVSVPPKTDGALSVVVPTVFTVSRNNEISAENRRVDIRSVRALIAQRGAASNGTAAVVINAHEAAAVITYVAIVDAAWQENIHSVPVRVFR
- a CDS encoding energy transducer TonB, encoding MRNYPVDKNQTSLLVATETTGSSLWRWLQVVPLAILVTCCLLIFMERLIAMADVAIDESETIIIEDIYWEEPIIETIKENPVKKQEPVERAPNRPTETERIEEQVEISIPGEGFKLEPVTGVNFAMGFNVPIAQYLGAAKYPANALRRGIEGYVDVRFDVTEYGGTDNIEVLHADPLGVFEKAAVRAVERWRYQPKTHEEKPVRFEGMMQRVRFEMQK
- a CDS encoding M56 family metallopeptidase; translation: MYLDLLPLISDYWLKPMLGLGLVLLVMRRPAFRSAAYLHCIFLLSLFAVVLATLWIPALPELELNIVPESWVQQMRLPLVGGQVGKTDMPWLYSMAAVYLLGLSWCASYTYASWRAAAKLTQRAKTPEKTDEKQLNTIVSELAQIFRLKRKSICFALSDDIQSPLVWKWRSPIIVLPVSYRLWTADRLRRVLAHELAHIERNDWISKIVTRIICIFAWPLPFVWLISKKINWYAEVACDDRVIELLNCRGEYADDLLSLATDQKLSVFALSYLRSSELYQRINMVLDPCRMKNSPNFYRRVMLFLGLTLGFVPIAATQLHAVSSVSDIWYPYPIQVPLLVVPTESPIADGNDRFAWNIRQQFLQSRGQKAKPVVKDESASDEIPKSVAEVMLAPPAVRADEEFVVTAPIRRKNGLADGVNQTVKQNSIHVLSPAVSIRGYIPTKIVTPRYPNKALKRNITGRVVVRFDVNEDGHVTNPEVVETTSGKIFNRTVLEAIAEFRFTPLSLDGVPVITKNVHETFVFSM